One window from the genome of Toxotes jaculatrix isolate fToxJac2 chromosome 17, fToxJac2.pri, whole genome shotgun sequence encodes:
- the LOC121197227 gene encoding signal-induced proliferation-associated 1-like protein 1: MTSLKRPPMERTVGGSIPATDEFYTRHLRMVNGGVVPTRTDNVHATVSTGVPKMGVRARVADWPPRKEITGALWHATTEPENSGVPSAGKSHVKLGFIMSPQDSSMLRNIHNTLKNRTQAQANNYSPDTRYLAPGDYRGPAHKNPRQRRIRQRSNSDMTISEMEGSGDSGEDWGPSSGAKWSPLHREYGSTSSIDQHGASGESFFEMLKGYQGDKDDQRSPAPEKLEDMLNVGPKQAIADLQEDTDSQPLKTKDRDKPPKRRTKSETGGESIFRKLRNVRGELDSPRAGSDVEDSRTEDIAPPLKPWVCQKGFAHYDVQSMLFDLNEVIQLRQTAGKRKNTTTGASAAAVASATSTLSSTHSLPYSSPSGSQEELSSRDSPGLDAGDEQSNEMLLSCPCFRNEIGADGNGRHRLVGAVYHGLVGGGTSNSSSGTLSGEGNLYETSVSTHCTNAGVAVLEGPKEGPSTLSEKGKQYIVEHVDLGAYYYRKFFYLREHWNYFGIDEALGPVAVSLRREKLEEEKEHGQQYNYRVIFRTSELTTLRGSILEDAVPSTSKHGTTRGLPIKEVLEYLLPELDLSCLRLALNTPKVTEQLMKLDEQGLSFQVKVGVMYCRAGQSTEEEMYNNETAGPALEEFLQLLGEKVRLKGFTKYRAQLDTKTDSTGTHSLYTSYKDYEIMFHVSTLLPYTPNNKQQLLRKRHIGNDIVTIVFQEPGSHPFTPKAIRSHFQHVFIIVRVHNPCSDNTCYSVAVSRSQDVPSFGPPIPKGVTFPKSTVFRDFLLAKVINAENAAHKSDKFGAMATRTRQEYLRDLAERHVTSTPVEPTGKFPFISLAHKRREKVRPYSGAELRSLGAVTWQVHAEDQVAGAERECLLAISNDFIILLDQEAKAVVFNCATRDVIGWSTGSPASMKIYYERGESVSLRSINNNTEDFGEVVKRLELLTKGSQTTEMTLRRNALGQLGFHVNFEGIVAEVEPYGYAWQAGLRQGSRLVEICKVAVASLSHEQMIDLLRTSVTVKVVIIPPHEDSTPRRGCSEIYHMPLVDYKNHKEGMPYELKFPFRPTNNNTKWPRTSSSPQTRAAGTGGTLIKAPPSDFTDRNTAAIPRSVSSDGRPLNPKRYSPGNDNYALACSIVMGRTLHNTNSPSSLSYTDTMSSNHWRQKSVPDGFNNNNCQSPVSSVRQVTGDGVSGIKVCSSTGVGWSRTGEGDVASKLGDKTNPDTVVTKLVIPRLQPAEQSSHMSPKKGTKVDAPYSSSQSSSNTLSSNASSSAHSDEKWYEVGSRSGVRSDLELNGYLQGASTDSGIDATSFTATQSSTASSTSAFRARDKVPWQDDPAGSQRASDTSPPTPDSLVAIGGSEIPAKSPTAFPLVPDSGSYSLSDATSHSSTLSSGHSGSPMGQGCSPMPPENESAVAATSPTSQNSQSPGTKSFYPRQGATSKYLIGWRKPGGTVNSVDFGSTRKRHQSDGLLGGQPQLRANLRGSQSPQRHTAKSSLEEDLKKLITLDSPPPTTSEEKPLFPGPPPSRRSLQRTLSDESIYSGQREPSSSGQRDTPTDLLFSCSTIPRSPTTRHGASRRASHKSLGDLSAPESSEREQERKRQQLQEPVLMPLPDTGADGPLDWAHLVDAAKAFEEQRLVFLAAQEESSMAETVAATSPQQAEPQAAPLRQPSPGETPACLMGKVSQLESMVKALQEDLKKEKDAKASLQAQIQSLRVDNQRLLEESYSASAKLKKFTEWVFNTIDMN, encoded by the exons ATGACCAGCCTGAAGCGCCCACCCATGGAGCGCACCGTTGGGGGTTCCATCCCGGCCACTGATGAGTTTTATACTCGCCACCTCCGTATGGTCAATGGAGGGGTTGTGCCAACCCGCACAGACAATGTCCATGCCACTGTGAGCACAGGAGTGCCTAAAATGGGTGTACGGGCTCGGGTGGCTGACTGGCCCCCAAGAAAAGAAATTACAGGGGCTCTGTGGCACGCAACTACAGAGCCAGAGAACTCTGGTGTTCCTTCGGCTGGAAAAAGTCACGTTAAGTTAGGCTTTATTATGAGCCCTCAGGACTCATCAATGCTGCGTAACATCCACAATACATTGAAGAATCGCACCCAGGCCCAGGCTAACAATTACAGCCCGGACACCCGTTACCTGGCCCCGGGAGACTACAGAGGTCCTGCACATAAAAACCCACGGCAGAGACGCATCCGTCAGCGCAGCAACAGTGACATGACTATCAGTGAGATGGAAGGCAGTGGGGACAGTGGAGAGGACTGGGGTCCATCATCGGGAGCTAAATGGTCCCCCCTTCACCGCGAATATGGTAGCACCTCCTCAATAGATCAGCATGGAGCATCTGGAGAAAGCTTCTTTGAAATGCTAAAGGGCTATCAAGGGGATAAAGATGACCAGCGTAGCCCTGCTCCCGAGAAACTGGAGGACATGCTGAATGTTGGGCCCAAGCAGGCCATCGCTGATCTTCAGGAGGACACAGACAGTCAGCCTCTTAAAACCAAGGACAGAGATAAGCCCCCCAAAAGACGCACTAAATCAGAGACAGGGGGTGAGTCTATATTCCGCAAACTTCGGAATGTGCGGGGTGAGTTGGACTCTCCCAGAGCGGGGTCTGACGTAGAGGACAGCCGGACAGAGGACATAGCCCCCCCTCTTAAGCCCTGGGTGTGTCAGAAAGGATTTGCCCACTATGATGTTCAGAGTATGTTGTTTGACCTCAACGAAGTTATTCAGTTGCGGCAGACTGCAGGCAAGAGGAAGAACACCACCACTGgggcttctgctgctgctgtggcctcGGCTACCTCCACCCTCTCGTCCACCCACAGCCTGCCTTACAGCTCCCCGAGTGGCAGCCAGGAAGAGCTCAGTTCCAGGGACAGTCCTGGTCTGGATGCAGGAGATGAACAGAGCAATGAAATGCTGCTGAGTTGCCCTTGCTTCCGCAATGAGATAGGTGCTGATGGCAATGGAAGGCACCGATTGGTTGGGGCAGTGTATCATGGGCTTGTGGGTGGTGGAACAAGCAACAGCAGCTCAGGGACCCTGAGTGGGGAAGGAAATTTGTATGAAACATCTGTGAGCACGCACTGCACAAATGCTGGAGTAGCAGTGCTCGAGGGACCAAAGGAGGGCCCCAGCACGCTCAGCGAAAAGGGCAAACAATACATTGTGGAACACGTGGATCTAGGAGCCTACTACTATAGGAAGTTCTTCTACCTGAGGG AGCACTGGAACTACTTCGGGATAGATGAGGCGCTCGGTCCGGTGGCGGTGAGCTTGCGCagagagaagctggaggaggaaaaggagcaCGGCCAGCAGTACAACTACCGTGTCATCTTCAGAACCAGCGAG CTGACGACCCTGCGAGGTTCTATCCTGGAGGATGCAGTGCCTTCCACCTCAAAGCACGGCACGACCCGAGGGCTGCCCATCAAAGAGGTACTGGAGTATCTTCTCCCTGAGCTGGATCTGTCCTGCCTCAGACTGGCCCTCAACACACCCAAAGTCACTGAGCAGCTGATGAAACTGGATGAACAAGGG ctgAGTTTTCAGGTGAAGGTGGGGGTGATGTACTGCCGAGCGGGGCAAAGCACTGAGGAGGAGATGTACAACAATGAGACAGCCGGTCCCGCCCTGGAGGAGTTTCTCCAACTGCTGGGGGAGAAAGTTCGCCTTAAGGGCTTCACCAAGTACAGAGCCCAGCTGGACACCAAAA CGGATTCCACGGGCACTCACTCCCTGTATACTTCATACAAGGACTATGAGATCATGTTCCATGTGTCGACTCTGCTGCCATACACacccaacaacaaacaacag TTGCTGAGGAAGCGCCACATTGGAAATGACATCGTGACCATCGTGTTCCAGGAGCCCGGCTCTCACCCCTTCACCCCCAAGGCCATTCGCTCACACTTTCAACATGTCTTCATCATTGTCCGGGTGCACAACCCCTGCTCTGACAACACATGCTACAG TGTGGCTGTTAGCCGTTCCCAGGACGTTCCCTCCTTCGGCCCCCCAATCCCCAAGGGCGTGACCTTCCCCAAGTCCACTGTCTTCAGGGACTTCCTGTTGGCCAAAGTCATCAACGCTGAGAACGCCGCCCACAAGTCAGATAAGTTTGGTGCCATGGCAACACGAACGCGGCAGGAGTACTTGCGGGACTTGGCAGAGCGGCATGTGACCAGCACACCAGTAGAACCCACTGGGAAGTTCCCCTTCATCTCTCTGGCACACAAACGACGGGAAAAGGTGCGTCCATACAGTGGGGCGGAGCTGCGGAGTCTCGGGGCGGTGACCTGGCAGGTGCACGCTGAAGATCAGGTAGCTGGTGCTGAACGCGAGTGCCTATTGGCCATTTCCAACGACTTCATCATCCTGTTGGATCAGGAGGCCAAAGCAGTTGTATTTAACTGTGCCACGCGTGATGTGATTGGTTGGTCGACGGGGAGTCCCGCCTCCATGAAGATCTACTATGAGCGTGGTGAGAGCGTGTCACTGCGCTCCATCAATAACAACACAGAAGACTTTGGAGAGGTTGTCAAAAGACTGGAG CTGTTGACCAAGGGCAGTCAGACTACAGAGATGACCCTTCGGCGTAACGCTCTGGGCCAGCTGGGCTTTCATGTCAACTTTGAGGGCATTGTAGCAGAGGTGGAGCCCTATGGTTATGCCTGGCAGGCTGGGCTCAGGCAGGGCAGCCGACTGGTGGAGATATGCAAGGTGGCGGTTGCATCACTGTCTCACGAGCAGATGATTGACCTGCTCCGGACCTCTGTCACTGTGAAGGTGGTCATCATTCCTCCACACGAGGACTCCACACCACGCAG AGGCTGCTCAGAAATCTACCACATGCCGCTAGTGGACTACAAGAACCACAAGGAGGGGATGCCCTATGAGTTAAAATTCCCCTTCCGCCccaccaacaacaacaccaagTGGCCACGCACCTCATCCAGCCCTCAAACACGTGCTGCTGGCACAGGGGGGACTCTGATCAAGGCCCCGCCATCAGACTTCACAGACCGTAACACTGCTGCTATTCCTCGAAGTGTGTCCAGCGATGGCCGGCCCCTCAACCCCAAAAG ATATTCCCCTGGAAATGACAACTACGCTCTGGCCTGCTCTATTGTGATGGGTCGCACACTGCACAACACAAACTCCCCTTCCAGCCTCTCCTACACAGACACCATGAGCTCCAACCACTGGAGGCAGAAGTCTGTGCCTGATGG GTTTAATAACAACAACTGCCAGTCCCCTGTGTCATCTGTGAGGCAGGTAACAGGTGATGGGGTCAGTGGGATCAAGGTGTGTTCTAGCACTGGTGTTGGATGGTCCCGAACTGGGGAGGGTGACGTAGCCAGCAAACTGGGGGACAAAACCAATCCAG ACACTGTGGTTACAAAGCTGGTGATTCCTCGACTGCAGCcggcagagcagagcagccacaTGTCTCCTAAAAAAGGCACTAAG GTAGATGCTCCATATTCATCCAGCCAGTCAAGCAGCAACACGCTCTCAAGCAACGCCTCCAGTTCCGCCCACAGCGATGAGAAATGGTACGAAGTCGGCTCTCGTTCAGGAGTCCGGAGTGATCTGGAGCTGAATGGCTACCTTCAGGGCGCCTCCACCGACAGTGGCATCGATGCCACCTCCTTCACTGCCACGCAAAGCAGCACTGCTTCCTCTACCAGTGCCTTCAGGGCCAGAGACAAGGTCCCATGGCAAGATGACCCAGCAGGCAGCCAGAGGGCCAGCGACACCTCACCTCCAACACCAGACTCCCTTGTTGCCATCGGCGGCAGCGAGATACCAGCGAAGAGCCCGACAGCCTTTCCACTAGTTCCTGATAGTGGCTCCTACAGCCTGAGTGATGCCACCTCCCACTCCAG TACACTAAGTTCTGGCCACTCAGGGAGTCCGATGGGTCAGGGCTGCAGCCCCATGCCCCCAGAGAACGAGTCAGCCGTGGCAGCCACTTCACCCACATCCCAGAACTCCCAGTCTCCGGGGACCAAGAGTTTCTACCCACGTCAAGGAGCAACCTCGAAGTACCTGATTGGCTGGAGGAAACCTGGGGGAACTGTCAACTCTGTGGACTTTGGCAGCACTCGGAA GCGGCACCAGAGTGATGGTCTTCTAGGTGGTCAGCCACAGCTCAGGGCCAATCTCCGGGGCTCCCAGTCGCCCCAGCGGCACACTGCTAAGTCCAGCCTGGAAGAAGACTTGAAGAAGCTCATTACACTTGACAGCCCTCCACCCACTACAAGTGAAGAGAAG CCATTGTTTCCGGGCCCGCCACCCAGCCGTCGCTCCCTCCAGAGAACTCTGTCAGATGAAAGTATCTACAGCGGGCAGAGGGAGCCATCCTCCAGTGGACAGCGTGACACACCTACTGACCTTCTGTTCAGCTGCTCCACCATACCACGCTCACCCACCACTCGCCACGGAGCAAGTCGACGAGCATCTCACAAATCCCTGG GAGACCTGTCGGCCCCAGAGAGCTCAGAGCgggagcaggagagaaagaggcagcagctgcaggagccTGTCCTCATGCCCCTGCCTGACACTGGGGCAGATGGCCCACTGGACTGGGCCCACCTGGTAGATGCTGCCAAGGCCTTTGAGG AACAGAGGTTGGTCTTCCTAGCAGCCCAAGAGGAGAGCTCCATGGCTGAAACCGTAGCAGCTACCAGCCCCCAGCAGGCTGAGCCTCAGGCAGCCCCACTGAGACAACCCTCGCCTGG AGAGACGCCAGCTTGTCTGATGGGGAAGGTCAGCCAGCTGGAGTCAATGGTGAAGGCACTACAGGAAGACCTGAAGAAG GAGAAGGACGCCAAGGCGTCACTTCAGGCTCAGATCCAGAGCCTGCGAGTGGACAACCAGCGTCTCCTGGAGGAGTCCTACAGCGCCTCAGCCAAGCTCAAGAAGTTCACCGAGTGGGTCTTCAACACCATAGACATGAATTGA